From Candidatus Zixiibacteriota bacterium:
TCATCCTTGAAGATCGGTTCACCTTCGGCCTTGAGCCAGCGGCCGACGGTTCCTTCGACCACGCTTTCGCCCATCTGGGGCACAACGATCGGGTATGGCATGCCGGGTTCCTTTGTGTCCCACGGCTTACGCCGTGGGCTATCATCCGTCGCCCCTTCGGGGCTTAGTATGCGGCCAACTGCCGACAGCGAGCGGCGATCTTGGCCGCGTCGGGCATGAAGAACTTCTCCATCGGCGGTGCGAAGGGAACCGGGGGGACATCGGGCGCCGCGAGACGCGCGACGGGGGCATCGAGATCATCGAACGCTTCCTCCATGATCGTCGCGGCGATCTCGCCGCCGACACCGCCGGTCTTGGGCGATTCGTGCACGATCAACGCCTTGCCGGTCTTGCGCACCGAAGACAGGACCATTTCTCTGTCCCATGGCAACAGCGTGCGCAGGTCGATCACTTCCAGCTCGATTCCCTCACGGGAGAGGATATCGGCCGCCTCGAGGGCGCGATGCACCATCAATTGATAGCAGACGATCGTGATCGTCCTCCCCTGACGCTTGATGTCGGCGTTTCCCAAAGGCACCGTGTAATCATCCTCGGGTATCTCCCCGCGCACCCAACGGTAGAGCCGCTTGTGCTCCAGGTAAACGACCGGATCGTCACCGCGAATCGCTGCCTTCAGCAGACCTTTGGCATCATACGGCGTTGCGGGGGCGACGACGACCAGTCCCGCGGTGCCGAAGAACCACTGTTCATTGGTCTGCGAATGATAGAGGCCGCCGCCGACCTCGCCGCCGCAGCAGATGCGCAGCACCATCGGGCAGGTCCAACCACCGCCCGAGCGGTAGCGCAGCTTGGCCATCTGCTGGACGATTGGATCGAATGAGCACGAGGCGAAGTCGGAGAACTGGATTTCCGGTACGGGACGCATGCCGACCGCGGCGGCGCCGACGGCCGCCCCGACGATCAGTTCCTCGGAGATCGGCGTGTCGAGAACGCGCAGCGGGCCGAACTCGGGCTGTAGTCCCTTGGTTGCTTTGAAGACGCCGCCATAGAGACCGACATCCTCCCCCATCACGAACACGCGCTCATCGCGGCGCATCTCCTCTGCCAGTGCTTCGGTGATCGCTTCGATGTAAGAGACAGTCTTCATCGGATGCCCCGGGCGCCGCTGCCGGCATCCCTGGTTGGGAAGGTCTCTGCCGGGGAGAATGAATAGACGTCGTTGAGCGCTTCTTCCGGCGGCGCGAACGGGGATGATTCGGCCTGTTGAATCGCTTCTTCGATCTCGGCGTCGACACGGGCGATCAACGCCTCGCGTTCGGCTCGGGTCATGATCCCCTCCGAGTCCAGATGCTGCTCGAAGCGGGCCACCGGGTCGCGCGCCGTCCAGTATTCGACTTCCTGCGCGTCGCGGTAATTGGCCGGATCGATTTCCGAATGCCCGTACCAGCGATAGGTCAGGCATTCGATCAGAGTTGGGCCCTTCCCGGCACGGGCGCGGACGATGGCCTCGCGGGCCGTCGTATGGGTCAGCAGAAGGTCGTTGCCGTCTACGGTCACGCCGGGGAAGCCATACGCCTTGGCGCGATCGGAGAATCTCTCGATCCTGCTGGTCAGATGCGCCGGGACCGACTCGGCCCAGAGGTTGTTTTCGCAAATGAAGACGATCGGCAGATCGTGCACGCCGGCGAAGTTGAGCGCTTCGTGGAACGCGCCGCGCGCGGTGGCCCCCTCGCCGAAGAAGTTCAGGACCACGTGCGGCTCGCGGCGCATCTTGAATGCCAGCGCCATCCCCGTGCCGACCACGGTCTGCGCCGCGACGGTCGAGGCGGGCGTGAACAGATTGACCGCCGGATAACCGAAGTGACAGGGGTGCGAATGCCCTTTGTCGGGCGAATCGGCGCGGGCATAGATCTGGCGGAGGATTGCCACCAGCGGCATCCCCTTGGTGATCGCCGCGCCGATCTCGCGATGCGAGGTCGTGATCACATCGCGCATGGTCAGGCCATAGGTGGGACCGACCGTGGTGGCCTCCTGGCCGACCGCGGAGAAATAGGTGCCGGGGAACCGGCCCTGTTTGAACAGCCGTCGGCAGCGCTCGTCGAAACGGCGGGTCTTGACCAGGGCGTAATACAGGTTTCGCTGGTCATCGACCGGGACGGCCGGGGTCGCGGTGGGTGCGGGAGCAATCTTCATAGCCGTATCGACGGGTGTTCAAGGCCCGTAGATCGAATCTACACAAACCTTATCAATTATGTTCCGCGGGTCGCCAAGTCAAGGCGATTCGGGCCGAATCGTCGTCGGGTTGGCGTCGTGCCGTAAGCATTGCTTTTGCCGATTGAGCCGCTATCTTACCGGCCCGACGCAGATGAGGGAGGCCGCCATGACCGATCAGATTGAGCAAATCAAGCGGGAGATCGCCGAGCTCGAACGGCAGATTGCCGCCCATCCTTTTGAGAGTCTCTTCGACAAGAAGCGGGCCGACCAACTCTATCACCGTCTCAAGAAGAAACGCAAGGAGCTCGAACGTGCCGAGAGCGGCGCGGATGCCGATGTCGGCGCCTCGTTGCCGTTGTTTGAGGCGACCCCGGCGGGACAGGCCGATGCGTCTGTCGCTCCCGCACGTGTCATGCCGGAAGAGGTTGCCCCCCCGGCACGACACGAATCCGAGAAACAGATTGAACCAACGCCAAAAGCGAAGCCGAAGCCCAAGGTGCCGGTCAAGTCCGCCGCATCGAAGACCAAGGCAAAGGCCAAGGTCGGCGGAGCGGCCAAGGCCAGAGCAAAACCCAAGACCAAGAGTACCGGCGCGGCCAAGAAGAAGAACCTCAAGCCGGGCGCGGTCCGGTCGGGTGCGGGCAAGAAGCGCGGACGATAGCGTCTCCGGCGAGCGGAACGGTCTTTGGTTGCGGGCAACCCGATATCGGGTCTTTGCCCGAAGCCCTTCACCCTACCCTCTCCCCAGAGGGGAAAGGGGAAGTCTAACAGGTTGCTGAAAGACCCAAGAAATGCGGACCTGTCCGACCATTGTCATCCCGAGTCCGCCTTTGGCGGACGAGGGATCTGCTGTTTTCCCTATGAAGGGAAAGCGGATTCCTCGCCCCGCCAAAGAGCGGCGGGGCTCAGAATGACATGGATTGACCTTTCTTTACATGTCACCTGCTAACCTCCCGCCCGGGAAAGGTCGATCGGCCGCAGGCGATCAGGTGAGGGAATCTCCCGCTTGGCTCATTGTGTTAGAAGCCTCCATTCCGTGACAGTGGTGCCAGGCCGACGCGGTTGACTCGGCTCCCGCCCGGATGTTTCTTGTGTGTCTGTGGTCGTCGCAAGGCGGCCGGTGACAGAGTGGTTCTCTCTGGGGGATCGTCCAACGGCAGGACACGTGGCTCTGGACCACGGTATCGGGGTTCGAATCCCTGTCCCCCAGCCAATCGTTCGCGCAACGCCTCAATGAACGAATGATCCGACGCCAGTGCATTGGTGAACAAGGGGCTTAAGCCCCTTGTTTGCCGGCTGATAGGGCCAGAGAGTGGGTTGCGAAGCCGATCGTCGTGTTCCTGTCATCCCGTGATGAATGAATACGTCCGTTGGGTGACCGCGAATCCGGTGCTGTCGGCGGCGGTACAGTTCGCTATCCTGGGGATGATCGGCGAGATTGTCTCGCACAGCCTTCTCCAGCGCCGCGTCGGTCTTCCCTGCCACCGGTGGCGGATCGCCGCGAAGGTTGTCGGTTGGGCTGTCTTGGGGGTTTTCGTCAAGTACGGTTTCGTGGGGATGAAGGGGTTCACGCGGGCGCTGATTGACCATCGTCTGCTGCCGGAGTCGATGGGCACTGGGATCGGTTGGGCGTTCGCGGTTTCGGCGATCATGAACATCCTATTCGGGCCGCACGTGATGATCGTCCACCGTCTCACGGACAACCTGATCATGGGCCGCCGGGATTTCCGGGGGATGGCCGGGGCGCTGCGAACACTTATGTGGTTCTGGATTCCCGCGCATACGCTTACGTTCTTGGCGCCGACGGAATTCCAGATCGGCCTGGCCGCCGCGTGGTCGGTCGTACTCGGGCTGATCATGGGGTTCTCGCGACGGCCGGAACACAGGCGATCGCAAGTTGTTGTATAATGGGTATCGTATCTCCATGAGGCAACGAGACCACCGTCGTTTTGTTCTCCCCGGCCTGCTGTTGGCGGCACTCGCCGTTCTGCTCTTGCTCGCGGACGGCGTCCATGTGCACACCGATCATGGCAGTTTCCCTTGCTGGTTGTGCCAGGCGGGGTCCGGGTTGGTGGCCCTTGCCTTTGGTTTGACGGTCGGCGGCTTCCTCTGGGTCTTGCTGGGGCGTTTCGTTCTTGCCCATTCCCGCCTCCCGGAGCTCGATTCCACGTTCTGCCGGGGTCCCCGATCCCCGCCGCTCTAATTCCCCCGATTCACGGCCGACAGCACGACCGACCGGCACCGCCGGGCGGTTGTCGTTTCCCTTTCAACCACGGGGGTTTCAGAGTATGAGAACATCGATTCTTCAGCGGATTGTGCGCCGCGCCGTGCCGCTTGTGGCCACACTGGCGACGGCATATCTCCTGTTGCCGGTCGTGGCGCGCGGGCAGACGACGCTCAACCCCGACATCTCATTGATCGGTGACGTGCGCTCGTTCTGGCACAATGACACCACGCGGTCCGATCGCAAAGCGCTGAATCTCGGACTGCACGAGGCGGAGTTGGCCGTGCAGGGGTATCTCAACCCCTACGCGCGCGCCGACGCGTTCTTTGCCTGGCATGAGGGCGCGGGAGCGGAGGTCGAAGAACTGTACGTGACCTTCGTTCGCGGGCTGCCGCTGGGCCTGTCGGTGAAGGCCGGTCAGCACCTGCTCGACTTCGGACGAGTCAATCCGCTGCATCCGCACGCCTACTCGTTCATCGAGCGGTCGTTGGCGCACCTGGAGTTCTTCGGTGAGGAGGGACTCCGTGATGTCGGCGTGCAGGCGTCGCTCCCCCTGCCCACCGGCGATGTGGCCACGACGATCGCCGCGGAGTTGCTCAAAGGGGGTTTCCTGACACCGCACACCCACTCTGACGTGGAGACGGGCGACGGTGAGGCGGAGGCCCACGTAGGTGGAATCGCACACGAGGCGGAGGAGGAAACCGTGCCCAACAAGCGTGGTTTCGCCGGGCGATGGGATTCCTTCTTCGCTCTCGGCGATTACACGTCGTTGAACCTGGGCGCAAGCGCGGTCACCGGAATACCCGCAGAGGGACAACGGCGCTGGTTGATTGGTAGCGACCTGAAGCTGCGCTGGAAGCCCGACCGCTACCGCTCGTTCACGGCGGTCGTCGAGTGGATTATAAACCGGGCTCCCGTTCATGTGCACGACGAGGAGGAATCCGCCGCCCGCCATGCGCAGGCCCTGCACGAGGAGAACGCTGCCCACCTGACCCGCCACGGCACTTTCGCGTATGCCGACTATCAATTCCGACAGCGATACAACATCGGCGCGGTGGGCGACTGGACACAGACGCTGCATGACGCCGAGGGAGAGCTCTGGCGTCTGGGCGCCTTCGGCGGTTTTGCGCCGGTCGAGGAAACGTCATTGCTGCGACTCCTTGTCGCCTATCAACGCGACGTCGAGTCGGCGACGGGATACTGGTCGGCGATGATGCAACTGATCTTCTCACTGGGGCCGCACAGGCCGCATGCATTTTAGGAGGACACGATGAGACGACAATGGACCGGGATCATCGGCGCGGCGTTGGCTCTCATGTGGCTCGGCACGGCCCCGGCGGCGGACAAGCTCCGCGTCGTGGCTTCGACCGCCGATCTGGCCTACTTCGCCCGGCAGATCGGCGGCGATCTGGCCACGGTGGACGCGATTGCGGAGGGGAATCGCGATCTTCACTACATTGAGGTACTGCCGAGCTACATGCTCAAGCTGCGGAAGGCGGACATCTACCTGATCGTGGGACTGGAACTCGACCAGTGGTCGGCGCCGCTGATCGACGGCTCGCGCAACACGAAGCTGCGCGTCATCGACTGCTCCCAGCACATCGTGCCTCTGGAAGTGCCGAAGTTCAAGGCCGATGCGCGGTACGGCGATTTGCACCGGTTCGGGAATCCACACTACTGGGTCGATCCCGACAATGTTCCGGGAATCTGCCGGTCGATCACGGAGGCCTTCGTCGCCGCCGACCCGGAACACGCGGCCGCCTATGAGACGGCGCGCGATGCGTACCTCGCCCGGCTGGAGACCAAGAAGAAGGAATGGGACGCCCTGAAACCGGAGATGGCGAAGGTGCGGTTCATCTCCTATCACAACACGTGGCCGTACTTCAATCAGTACTTCGGTTGCCAGACTGCGGGATTTGTCGAGGAGTTCGCCGGGGTGGCACCGTCGCCGTCGCATCTAGCCCGCATGGTCGATCGCATCAAGACGGAGAAGATACCGATCGTGGCCTATGAGCCGTTCCATGACCGCCGCGTCCCCGCAATGCTGGCTCAGAAGACCGGGTGTCGCGCCATCGAGCTGGGTTCTTCGGTGGGTGGGGAGCCGGGAACGGGGACCTATGAGGCGCTGATTGACCACATTGTGCACGCTCTCTTGGAGGCAAACAAGGGGTCATAAATGAGTGAGGCTCTGTCCATCATGCTCTGGCCGATTCTGGCGTGCATTGTGCTCACCGGGATTCATGTCTACTTCGGCGCGCAT
This genomic window contains:
- a CDS encoding alpha-ketoacid dehydrogenase subunit beta, producing MKTVSYIEAITEALAEEMRRDERVFVMGEDVGLYGGVFKATKGLQPEFGPLRVLDTPISEELIVGAAVGAAAVGMRPVPEIQFSDFASCSFDPIVQQMAKLRYRSGGGWTCPMVLRICCGGEVGGGLYHSQTNEQWFFGTAGLVVVAPATPYDAKGLLKAAIRGDDPVVYLEHKRLYRWVRGEIPEDDYTVPLGNADIKRQGRTITIVCYQLMVHRALEAADILSREGIELEVIDLRTLLPWDREMVLSSVRKTGKALIVHESPKTGGVGGEIAATIMEEAFDDLDAPVARLAAPDVPPVPFAPPMEKFFMPDAAKIAARCRQLAAY
- a CDS encoding thiamine pyrophosphate-dependent dehydrogenase E1 component subunit alpha, which translates into the protein MKIAPAPTATPAVPVDDQRNLYYALVKTRRFDERCRRLFKQGRFPGTYFSAVGQEATTVGPTYGLTMRDVITTSHREIGAAITKGMPLVAILRQIYARADSPDKGHSHPCHFGYPAVNLFTPASTVAAQTVVGTGMALAFKMRREPHVVLNFFGEGATARGAFHEALNFAGVHDLPIVFICENNLWAESVPAHLTSRIERFSDRAKAYGFPGVTVDGNDLLLTHTTAREAIVRARAGKGPTLIECLTYRWYGHSEIDPANYRDAQEVEYWTARDPVARFEQHLDSEGIMTRAEREALIARVDAEIEEAIQQAESSPFAPPEEALNDVYSFSPAETFPTRDAGSGARGIR
- a CDS encoding metal ABC transporter substrate-binding protein — protein: MRRQWTGIIGAALALMWLGTAPAADKLRVVASTADLAYFARQIGGDLATVDAIAEGNRDLHYIEVLPSYMLKLRKADIYLIVGLELDQWSAPLIDGSRNTKLRVIDCSQHIVPLEVPKFKADARYGDLHRFGNPHYWVDPDNVPGICRSITEAFVAADPEHAAAYETARDAYLARLETKKKEWDALKPEMAKVRFISYHNTWPYFNQYFGCQTAGFVEEFAGVAPSPSHLARMVDRIKTEKIPIVAYEPFHDRRVPAMLAQKTGCRAIELGSSVGGEPGTGTYEALIDHIVHALLEANKGS